The following coding sequences are from one Rutidosis leptorrhynchoides isolate AG116_Rl617_1_P2 chromosome 11, CSIRO_AGI_Rlap_v1, whole genome shotgun sequence window:
- the LOC139877443 gene encoding probable serine/threonine-protein kinase PBL22 yields MESTISNFSHLQIPLEDVLEATNNFDEKNVIGHGGLGKVYKGKLLRSGKWVKVAARRLDSKHKRGIQFLTEISMLSNLKHENIVSLIGFCDEKGEKVIINEYAAKGSLQMHLSKPALTWVQRLKICIGVARALSYIHYEDGRSNSIIHCNINSSTILLNNKFEPKLSGFEYSIHRSVHEMDTVLITKAIGTKGYVDPEIEKTGGVTYKSDIYSFGVVLWEILYMRKAFLPDEFDRFLAPMARFHYENKIDATLPGQYDQIGRVSHFTFHIAAYDCTNDERAQRPDMKSIVDELEKASEVQLQYERRHRPNVERLTSELSDMKIRLADIRVATDNFSRAYFYLSTAFYDLYKSERPVIHLTLFIKRLRPREDTRGEEVFGRDNEMLTTCKHRNIVTLLGFCDEDDEKIIVIEDASNGYLIEYLINHRDKSILT; encoded by the exons atggaatctacaatctcgaactTTAGTCACTTACAAATCCCACTTGAAGACGTCCTAGAAGCTACTAACAACTTCGATGAGAAAAACGTCATCGGACATGGTGGGTTGGGCAAGGTTTATAAAGGAAAGCTCTTACGGTCCGGGAAGTGGGTGAAAGTTGCTGCTCGTAGATTAGACAGTAAGCATAAGCGAGGAATCCAGTTCTTGACAGAAATTTCTATGCTTTCTAATCTCAAGCATGAAAATATAGTTTCTCTTATCGGGTTTTGTGATGAAAAGGGTGAAAAGGTGATTATAAACGAGTATGCGGCCAAGGGAAGCCTCCAGATGCACCTAAGCAAGCCAGCCCTGACATGGGTTCAAAGACTAAAAATATGTATTGGTGTTGCGCGTGCATTAAGTTACATCCATTATGAGGATGGACGTAGTAACTCAATTATACATTGTAACATCAATAGTTCTACAATCTTGTTAAACAATAAATTTGAGCCAAAGTTATCTGGCTTTGAATATTCCATCCACCGTTCAGTACATGAGATGGATACGGTTCTCATCACGAAAGCTATTGGTACAAAAGGGTATGTGGACCCAGAGATAGAAAAGACCGGAGGTGTGACCTACAAGTCAGACATCTACTCATTTGGTGTTGTTTTATGGGAAATATTATACATGAGGAAAGCCTTTCTTCCTGATGAATTTGATAGATTTCTAGCTCCAATGGCTAGATTTCATTATGAAAACAAAATTGATGCGACCCTACCTGGCCAATATGATCAAATAGGTCGGGTATCGCACTTTACTTTCCATATAGCAGCATATGATTGCACAAATGATGAGCGAGCACAACGCCCAGATATGAAGTCTATTGTCGATGAACTTGAGAAAGCGTCGGAGGTTCAACTGCAGTATGAACGGCGTCAT AGACCCAACGTGGAACGCTTGACATCTGAACTCAGTGACATGAAGATTAGACTCGCGGATATAAGGGTAGCCACCGACAACTTTTCTCGGGCATACTTCTATCTAAGCACTGCGTTCTATGACTTGTATAAAAGTGAACGTCCCGTTATACACCTCACTCTCTTTATTAAACGCCTACGCCCTAGAGAAGACACAAGAGGAGAAGAAGTATTCGGAAGAGACAATGAAATGCTTACAACTTGTAAGCATCGCAACATAGTCACTCTACTTGGATTTTGTGATGAGGATGATGAAAAGATCATTGTTATTGAGGATGCTTCTAATGGATACCTTATTGAGTATTTGATAAACCATAGAGACAAATCTATTCTTACTTGA
- the LOC139874354 gene encoding uncharacterized protein encodes MALQNKWVYRIKNELDGKKTYKARLVVKAFQQKEGVDYTEIFSQGRSLNQKQETDETRDRKVQSRDREPSEDKYSRNGKWSSRLEDALEVYLDIGRKRLGRLRDREGGLTGQSFQNRVFLWLSSKKPHKPISVKKPVQANLFGHLRIPLGDILLATNNFSKGYRVRGDRNCYYYGAELEHFDQEKFGSVIEKNTSEIPKKRSTVLIKRLHGEYNDGKFLLYNEIEMLTTCRHPNIVTLLGFCDEDLEMILVFEIPIHEHLYKYLLDKEKCIMLTWSKRLKICLDVAYGLRYLHHEMEDQKMISHCAIMSTAIIVDENFGAKIIDFVYSAFLQSNENDIPFVQDFFNKTFLNLDPDFWKTGKCKKETDVYSFGVLMFEIACGKLADDDIYARSDDKRLAYVKCFYNGSLKEMLDPIIIEENLENSFTLFRGPNKNSLDAFLKIAVECVDITQDKRPTMKVVVEELEKALLYQVNHKDPLRISLEDIQLATENFHKKHHVGQGGFETVYKGKLSHSDHTIVAKLLDVKGGQGEKQFQNELQILFKYKHMNIIGLVGYCDEKDEKVIVYEYASGGSLDRGVGKQATVIHRDIKTENILLTGEGNAKLADFGLSLISAINKETDYVIDGECGTPGYVDPLYVQSSFLTKESDIYSFGVVLFEILSGRSTYLIREQEGVYLPVFVKDQFKKGIQDEVVFGEIKTEIKPEALSTFQTIAYRCLNVNREERPKAKEVLEQLNKALDLQMSRGDGASTETSTSNQSQDQKSNIVT; translated from the exons atgGCATTGCaaaataaatgggtgtatcgaatcaagaatgagttggatggcaagaaaacgTACAAAGCTCGGTTGGTGGTCAAAgcctttcaacaaaaggaaggagtTGATTACACCGAGATATTTTCACAG GGAAGAAGCTTAAACCAAAAACAAGAAACAGATGAAACTCGCGACCGCAAGGTCCAGTCTCGCGATCGCGAGCCTAGTGAAGATAAGTACTCTCGAAATGGAAAATGGAGTTCGCGACTGGAAGATGCCCTCGAAGTATATCTCGATATCGGGAGAAAAAGGCTAGGAAGGCTTCGCGATCGTGAAGGGGGTCTGACGGGCCAAAGTTTCCAAAACCGAGTTTTCTTG TGGTTGAGTAGCAAAAAGCCTCACAAGCCTATATCGGTGAAAAAACCAGTGCAG GCAAATCTTTTTGGCCACCTTCGTATACCTCTCGGTGAcatattgttggccaccaataactTTTCTAAGGGATACCGCGTTAGAGGTGACAGAAATTGTTACTATTATGGAGCAGAACTTGAACATTTTGATCAAGAAAAGTTTGGCTCCGTAATAGAGAAGAATACAAGTGAAATACCCAAGAAACGCTCCACCGTACTTATTAAACGCCTCCATGGAGAATACAATGATGGAAAATTCTTACTATATAATGAAATTGAAATGCTTACAACTTGTAGGCATCCTAACATAGTCACTCTTCTTGGATTTTGTGATGAGGATCTCGAGATGATCCTCGTTTTTGAGATTCCTATTCATGAACACCTTTATAAATATTTGTTGGACAAAGAGAAATGTATTATGCTTACATGGTCAAAACGTTTGAAAATATGCCTTGATGTTGCGTATGGATTGAGGTACCTACATCATGAGATGGAAGATCAAAAGATGATATCACATTGTGCAATTATGAGCACTGCAATTATTGTAGATGAGAATTTTGGGGCAAAAATAATTGATTTTGTTTACTCTGCATTCCTTCAATCGAATGAAAATGACATCCCTTTCGTTCAAGACTTTTTCAATAAGACATTTTTAAACCTGGATCCAGATTTTTGGAAGACAGGTAAATGTAAAAAAGAAACAGATGTATATAGCTTCGGAGTACTTATGTTTGAGATTGCATGTGGGAAGTTAGCCGATGATGATATTTACGCTAGGAGTGACGACAAAAGACTAGCATATGTAAAATGCTTCTACAATGGATCACTGAAGGAAATGCTAGACCCTATAATAAttgaagaaaatcttgaaaatagtTTTACCTTGTTTAGGGGTCCCAACAAAAATTCTCTTGATGCATTTTTGAAAATTGCAGTTGAGTGTGTGGACATCACTCAAGACAAACGTCCAACAATGAAAGTTGTTGTAGAGGAACTCGAGAAAGCCTTATTATATCAG GTAAACCATAAAGACCCCCTCAGAATTTCACTTGAAGATATACAGTTAGCCACTGAAAACTTTCATAAGAAACACCATGTCGGTCAAGGAGGGTTTGAGACGGTTTATAAAGGAAAACTTTCACATAGTGATCATACAATTGTTGCAAAGTTATTGGATGTAAAGGGTGGTCAGGGGGAAAAACAATTTCAGAATGAGCTTCAAATTCTTTTCAAGTATAAACACATGAACATCATCGGTCTTGTAGGCTATTGCGATGAAAAAGATGAAAAAGTCATTGTTTATGAGTATGCATCGGGAGGAAGTCTTGATAG AGGAGTCGGAAAACAAGCAACAGTGATACATAGGGACATCAAAACCGAGAACATTCTGCTAACGGGTGAAGGGAATGCAAAACTTGCTGATTTTGGGCTTTCGTTAATAAGTGCAATAAATAAAGAAACTGATTACGTGATCGATGGAGAGTGCGGCACACCGGGCTACGTGGACCCACTTTACGTGCAATCGAGTTTCTTAACCAAAGAGTCTGATATATATTCGTTTGGTGTCGTTTTATTTGAGATCTTAAGTGGAAGATCAACATATTTGATCCGCGAACAAGAAGGTGTGTATCTACCGGTTTTTGTTAAGGACCAATTTAAAAAAGGAATACAAGATGAAGTTGTGTTTGGGGAAATAAAAACAGAGATCAAGCCGGAAGCATTGAGTACATTTCAAACAATTGCTTACCGGTGCTTAAATGTGAATAGAGAAGAACGACCAAAAGCAAAAGAAGTCTTGGAACAACTTAACAAGGCATTGGATTTACAA ATGTCCCGAGGTGATGGAGCTTCCACCGAAACAAGTACGTCGAATCAATCGCAAGATCAAAAGTCAAATATTGTCACTTGA
- the LOC139874352 gene encoding uncharacterized protein produces the protein MEDQKSVIIFDLTTFSIALDENLGAKIVDFGLSIVLPPNQNFLRLNSVLGSPFYMEPEYQETGTLRRESDVYTLGVILFKILCGRVAFYEMYKKESKAGLVNVARRCFLKGTLMEIIDPLIIKEANKDSIDTFVKIAYRCVAETQNNRPKMNRVVKELEKALEQTQCQEQSEQVVDGSELAHVNLANLFGHLRIRLSDIFFATNNFSKRYRVKGDGNCYYYGGELEHFDQEKFDSVKENNRSELLKKRSTVLIKRLQGEYKDGRKLVYNEIEMLTTCKHPNTVTLVGFCDEDLEMILVFEIPIHDFLSNILMNKEKSIMLTWSKRLRICLDVAYGLKYLHYDKEDEKMILQCAIWSSAIIVDENFRAKICEFRYSAFLRPNQNDFDFDLDFLTKTFYHMDPDFLKMGKEVTNMDWHMWPENASTMEH, from the exons ATGGAAGACCAAAAGTCGGTGATAATCTTTGATCTCACTACATTCTCAATTGCTTTAGATGAGAATTTGGGGGCAAAGATTGTTGACTTTGGGCTCTCGATTGTCCTTCCTCCTAACCAAAATTTTCTTCGTTTGAATTCGGTTTTAGGCTCTCCATTTTACATGGAACCCGAATATCAGGAGACAGGTACGTTAAGAAGAGAATCAGATGTATATACATTGGGagtaattttgtttaaaattttatGTGGAAGGGTGGCCTTCTATGAAATGTACAAGAAGGAGAGTAAAGCTGGACTGGTAAATGTGGCACGCAGATGCTTCCTTAAGGGAACGCTGATGGAAATAATAGATCCTTTAATCATTAAGGAAGCAAACAAAGATTCTATAGACACATTTGTAAAAATTGCATATCGGTGTGTGGCTGAAACTCAAAACAACCGTCCAAAAATGAACCGCGTTGTCAAAGAGCTTGAGAAAGCATTA GAGCAAACACAGTGCCAAGAACAATCCGAACAAGTTGTGGATGGATCTGAATTGGCACATGTAAATTTG GCAAATCTCTTTGGCCACCTTCGTATTCGTCTCAGTGACATATTTTTTGCCACCAATAACTTTTCTAAGAGATACCGCGTTAAAGGTGACGGAAATTGTTACTATTATGGAGGAGAACTTGAGCATTTTGATCAAGAAAAGTTTGACTCCGTAAAAGAGAATAATAGAAGTGAACTACTCAAGAAACGCTCCACTGTACTTATTAAACGCCTCCAGGGAGAATACAAAGATGGAAGAAAGTTAGTATATAATGAAATCGAAATGCTTACAACTTGTAAGCATCCTAACACAGTCACTCTTGTTGGATTTTGTGATGAAGATCTCGAAATGATCCTCGTTTTTGAGATTCCTATTCATGACTTCCTTTCTAATATTTTGATGAACAAAGAGAAGTCTATTATGCTTACATGGTCAAAACGTTTGAGAATATGCCTTGATGTTGCGTATGGATTGAAGTACCTACATTATGACAAGGAAGACGAAAAGATGATATTACAATGTGCTATTTGGAGCTCTGCAATTATTGTGGATGAGAATTTTAGGGCGAAGATTTGTGAATTTCGTTACTCTGCATTCCTTAGACCGAATCAAAATGACTTTGATTTCGATCTAGACTTTCTCACTAAGACCTTTTATCACATGGATCCAGATTTTTTGAAGATGGGTAAAG